A region of Osmerus eperlanus chromosome 9, fOsmEpe2.1, whole genome shotgun sequence DNA encodes the following proteins:
- the cenpo gene encoding centromere protein O isoform X3, with amino-acid sequence MLEMQANNHRHNKGAEPLYDQRDRQKTKIEVNRTLKMRDRMDKVSPFDGAIDDDPENTQLLQLMARHSQLKDLLQAHHLIGGYDVTQTRNGKGVCVSLATSYEGVYLETYNLDVDLSASMKICRHNIPPFIPLERLSEQSHLQTDVRAFLDTLSQHLNAYVGRKQQLGIVKKLHKSVEYGDLTRCLPTHASVEAEDKVLPDSLQLEKYRALLLEFPVHTALQTMLKMGMIL; translated from the exons ATGTTGGAGATGCAGGCGAACaaccatagacataataaaggGGCAGAGCCGCTGTAtgaccagagagacagacagaaaactaAGATCGAAGTAAACAGG ACTCTTAAGATGAGAGATCGAATGGACAAAGTATCTCCCTTTGATGGAGCGATAGATGATGACCCTGAAAACACTCAACTTCTGCAGCTGATGGCTCGACATTCTCAACTTAAGGATCTGCTTCAAGCTCATCACCTCATCG GTGGCTACGATGTCACACAGACTCGTAACGGTAAAGGAGTGTGCGTGTCACTAGCCACGTCCTACGAGGGGGTCTATCTTGAGACGTACAACCTGGATGTGGACCTCTCTGCATCCATGAAGATCTGCCGTCACAACATTCCCCCCTTCATTCCCCTGGAGAGACTGTCCGAACAGAGCCACCTGCAGACGGATGTAAGGGCTTTCCTGGACACCCTCAGCCAGCACCTCAACGCCTACGTGGGCCGCAAGCAGCAGCTTGGCATCGTAAAG AAGCTCCACAAGTCTGTAGAG TACGGAGACCTGACACGGTGCCTGCCAACACACGCCAGTGTAGAGGCTGAAG ACAAGGTGCTGCCTGATTCTCTGCAACTGGAGAAATACCGTGCCCTTCTCTTGGAGTTCCCTGTCCACACAGCCTTGCAGACCATGCTAAAAATGGGAATGATCCTTTAG
- the tp53i3 gene encoding quinone oxidoreductase PIG3, translating into MSRPLQMMLAVCVDAPGGPESLLLRKVTKPQSRAGEVLIKVHATALNRADLLQRRGLYPAPLGESEILGLEVAGTVAGTGAGVKGSWRTGDRVMALLSGGGYAEYISVPEELLMSVPSHLSLYQAAAIPEAWLTAFQLLHLVARVKEGEVVLVHAGASGVGTAAIQLVRLAGAVPVVTAGSPEKLQIAKELGAVAGFNYREENFAEKVCDFTKGRGADVILDCIGGSCWERNVDCLALDGRWVLFGAMGGKTVEGELLGRLLSRRGQLLCSLLRSRSLQYKADLVRAFSEGALPSFSNQTSSLRPVIDSTFDLEQIADAHRHMEANRNMGKIVIKVTSQTQ; encoded by the exons ATGTCTCGACCTCTTCAGATGATGCTGGCGGTATGTGTTGACGCACCAGGGGGTCCAGAAAGTCTGCTTTTGAGGAAAGTCACTAAACCTCAATCCAGAGCTGGAGAAGTTCTTATCAAAGTCCATGCAACTGCTCTGAACCGGGCAGACTTGTTGCAG AGGAGAGGACTCTACCCAGCTCCTCTAGGTGAAAGTGAGATCCTGGGCCTGGAGGTTGCTGGGACTGTGGCCGGCACAGGTGCCGGGGTGAAGGGCTCCTGGAGGACAGGTGATCGAGTCATGGCCCTCCTGTCTGGAGGCGGATATGCAGAGTACATCTCTGTGCCAGAAGAGCTGCTCATGTCAgtcccctcccacctctctctctaccaggcCGCTGCAATCCCTGAGGCCTGGCTCACTGCCTTCCAGCTCCTGCACCTCGTAG CccgggtgaaggagggagaggtggtttTGGTGCATGCTGGAGCCAGTGGCGTCGGAACCGCGGCGATCCAGCTCGTCCGATTGGCCGGTGCCGTCCCCGTGGTTACGGCAGGAAGCCCGGAGAAATTGCAGATAGCAAAGGAGCTGGGGGCAGTGGCTGGTTTCAACTACAGAGAAGAAAACTTTGCAGAGAAAGTCTGCGATTTCACGAAAG GCAGGGGAGCAGACGTAATTCTGGACTGCATCGGGGGAAGCTGCTGGGAGAGGAATGTGGACTGTCTGGCCCTGGACGGAAGATGGGTGCTGTTTGGCGCCATGGGTGGAAAGACAGTGGAGGGAGAGCTTCTGGGCAGGCTGCTGTCCAGGCGAGGACAGCTCCTCTGCAGCCTGCTCCGCTCACGCAGTCTGCAG TACAAAGCAGATCTGGTGAGGGCTTTCTCAGAAGGGGCGTTGCCCTCCTTCTCTAACCAGACCTCCTCCCTGAGGCCGGTGATTGACAGCACCTTTGACCTGGAGCAGATTGCAGATGCTCACAGACACATGGAAGCCAACAGAAACATGGGGAAGATTGTCATCAAGGTGACGTCACAGACCCAGTGA
- the cenpo gene encoding centromere protein O isoform X2, giving the protein MLEMQANNHRHNKGAEPLYDQRDRQKTKIEVNRTLKMRDRMDKVSPFDGAIDDDPENTQLLQLMARHSQLKDLLQAHHLIGGYDVTQTRNGKGVCVSLATSYEGVYLETYNLDVDLSASMKICRHNIPPFIPLERLSEQSHLQTDVRAFLDTLSQHLNAYVGRKQQLGIVKLHKSVEVMESNAPCTVLVLMLTVPEDAPQALLCSLEYGDLTRCLPTHASVEAEDKVLPDSLQLEKYRALLLEFPVHTALQTMLKMGMIL; this is encoded by the exons ATGTTGGAGATGCAGGCGAACaaccatagacataataaaggGGCAGAGCCGCTGTAtgaccagagagacagacagaaaactaAGATCGAAGTAAACAGG ACTCTTAAGATGAGAGATCGAATGGACAAAGTATCTCCCTTTGATGGAGCGATAGATGATGACCCTGAAAACACTCAACTTCTGCAGCTGATGGCTCGACATTCTCAACTTAAGGATCTGCTTCAAGCTCATCACCTCATCG GTGGCTACGATGTCACACAGACTCGTAACGGTAAAGGAGTGTGCGTGTCACTAGCCACGTCCTACGAGGGGGTCTATCTTGAGACGTACAACCTGGATGTGGACCTCTCTGCATCCATGAAGATCTGCCGTCACAACATTCCCCCCTTCATTCCCCTGGAGAGACTGTCCGAACAGAGCCACCTGCAGACGGATGTAAGGGCTTTCCTGGACACCCTCAGCCAGCACCTCAACGCCTACGTGGGCCGCAAGCAGCAGCTTGGCATCGTAAAG CTCCACAAGTCTGTAGAGGTAATGGAGAGCAACGCACCGTGTACTGTACTCGTGTTGATGTTGACGGTGCCTGAAGATGCTCCTCAGGCTCTGCTCTGTTCCCTGGAGTACGGAGACCTGACACGGTGCCTGCCAACACACGCCAGTGTAGAGGCTGAAG ACAAGGTGCTGCCTGATTCTCTGCAACTGGAGAAATACCGTGCCCTTCTCTTGGAGTTCCCTGTCCACACAGCCTTGCAGACCATGCTAAAAATGGGAATGATCCTTTAG
- the LOC134026457 gene encoding proton-coupled zinc antiporter SLC30A2-like, producing MTFLPKASERHNLIQDESKTYLVALLSSTEDIEDTPSVVDAWQPTAHCHGNDRIPWTRSNEKQVAKRKLMITCAVSLLFMIGEVIGGYAAHSLAIMTDAAHLLTDFGSIMVSLCSLWLSSRPATKTMNFGWHRSEILGALLSVLSIWAVTGVLVFIAVQRILNDDYEINSYAMLITSGCAVGVNILMALILHQSSSHGHAQHGPHGGQGNTSVRAAFIHVVGDLLQSVGVLVAAITIHFWPEFKIADPVCTFLFSFFVLGTTVTILKDVCRILMEGVPRGVDFNMVRELLQSLGGVKATHNLHMWALTTTHSLLSVHLAVEEDANPQVVLMEATKLLQSEFGFSSITIQVERFSEDMAICSRCQDLTD from the exons ATGACCTTTCTGCCGAAGGCTTCCGAGAGGCACAATCTCATCCAGGATGAATCCAAAACGTATCTAGTGGCACTGCTAAG TTCAACAGAGGATATTGAAGATACACCAAGCGTTGTCGATGCTTGGCAACCTACCGCTCACTGCCACGGCAATGACAGGATTCCATGGACAAGAAGCAATGAAAAACAGGTGGCCAAAAGAAAGCTCATGATTACTTGTGCCGTCAGCCTATTATTCATGATTGGAGAGGTGATTG GTGGGTATGCAGCCCATAGTCTGGCTATAATGACAGATGCAGCACATCTCCTCACAGACTTTGGCAGCATCATGGTTAGCCTCTGCTCCTTGTGGCTATCATCCAGACCAGCCACCAAAACCATGAATTTCGGATGGCATCGCTCAG AGATCCTGGGTGCGCTGCTGTCAGTGCTCTCCATCTGGGCTGTCACTGGGGTACTGGTGTTCATCGCTGTACAGAGAATTCTCAATGACGACTACGAGATCAACAGCTATGCTATGCTCATCACCTCTGGCTGTGCAGTGGGTGTCAACATTTT GATGGCCCTGATCCTCCACCAATCGTCCTCGCACGGCCACGCTCAACATGGCCCTCACGGAGGCCAGGGCAACACCAGTGTGAGGGCGGCCTTCATCCATGTGGTGGGAGACTTGCTGCAGAGTGTTGGTGTACTCGTGGCAGCCATCACCATTCACTTCTGG CCTGAGTTTAAGATAGCTGATCCTGTCTGCACCTTCTTGTTCTCCTTTTTCGTTCTGGGAACCACCGTCACCATCTTGAAAGACGTCTGTAGAATACTCATGGAAG GGGTCCCCAGAGGTGTGGACTTCAACATGGTGAGagagctgctccagtccctgggAGGAGTCAAGGCAACACACAACCTCCACATGTGGGCCCTCACCACCACTCATTCTCTGCTGTCAGTCCACCTGGCTGTTG AAGAGGATGCCAATCCACAGGTAGTCCTCATGGAGGCAACGAAACTCCTGCAGTCTGAGTTTGGCTTCTCCAGCATCACCATCCAGGTCGAGAGGTTTTCAGAGGACATGGCCATCTGCTCACGATGCCAGGACCTCACAGACTGA
- the LOC134026459 gene encoding tatD DNase domain containing 3-like isoform X1: MQGFIDCHCHISAEDFDQDIEEVIDNSKKAGVSALLAVAEHAGEFEKIIQLSKRFPGFIFPCLGVHPVQGSPPAQQRGATLEDLDAALPLIEKYKHHLVAIGEVGLDFTPRYASSDTDKDAQRQVLVRQAEIAKQLDLPLNVHSRSAGRPTIHLLKEQGVEKALLHAFDGKPSVAMEGVRAGYYFSIPPSIIRSEQKQKLVKQLPLESICLETDSPALGPEKQVRNEPKNISVCAEYISKIKGVPLETVLEVTTQNALRLFPNLKTVVRV, from the exons ATGCAGGGGTTCATCGACTGTCACtgtcatatctcagcagaaGATTTTGACCAG GACATTGAGGAAGTGATTGATAATTCAAAAAAG GCTGGGGTTTCTGCGCTGCTAGCCGTTGCAGAACATGCTGGCGAGTTTGAGAAAATCATTCAATTGTCAAAAAG GTTTCCTGGCTTTATTTTCCCGTGTTTGGGAGTCCACCCTGTACAAGGTTCCCCCCCAGCGCAACAGCGGGGGGCCACTCTGGAG GACTTGGATGCTGCTCTGCCCCTAATAGAGAAATATAAACACCATCTCGTGGCTATTGGAGAG GTAGGCCTGGATTTTACCCCCAGGTATGCCAGTAGTGACACTGATAAAGATGCACAGAGACAGGTGCTTGTTCGTCAGGCAGAGATTGCCAAACAGCTTGACCTGCCCTT AAATGTTCATTCTAGATCTGCTGGCAGGCCCACCATACACCTCTTAAAGGAGCAAG GTGTTGAGAAAGCTTTGCTCCATGCTTTTGATGGAAAGCCCTCTGTGGCGATGGAGGGTGTGAGAGCAGGTTACTACTTCTCCATCCCGCCATCCATCATAAGAAGTGAACAG AAGCAGAAGCTTGTAAAACAGCTACCTCTGGAGAGCATATGTCTAGAAACAGATTCACCTGCCCTGGGTCCAGAGAAGCAG GTCCGAAATGAGCCCAAAAATATTTCTGTTTGTGCCGAATACATCAGCAAGATCAAGGGAGTCCCCTTGGAGACGGTGTTGGAAGTGACGACCCAGAACGCCCTCCGCCTGTTCCCTAATCTGAAAACTGTCGTCAGGGTCTGA
- the dnajc5gb gene encoding dnaJ (Hsp40) homolog, subfamily C, member 5 gamma b isoform X1, with protein sequence MAERVIPHRRMSREGVSLYMLMELEKGATAEQIKKAYRKLALRYHPDKNPNNPEAAEKFKEINNANTILNDDTKRKIYDEYGSMGLNIAEQFGDGSVKYYFLMSKCWFKTLMYCCCFFTGCCCCCCCCFCCFGCGRGNPNEEDYGNIDPDELEAQIRAEQERAGDTIIVAQPSPSEATVSGETVIVIQPGPNEGTVSGENEPIVIQPHMDIMD encoded by the exons ATGGCAGAACGAGTTATACCCCATCGGAGGATGTCCAGAGAAGGGGTCAGTTTATACATGCTGATGGAGCTGGAAAAAGGCGCAACAGCAGAGCAGATCAAAAAGGCGTACAG GAAACTGGCACTTAGATATCACCCTGATAAGAATCCAAATAACCCAGAGGCTGCCGAGAAGTTCAAGGAGATCAACAACGCCAACACTATCCTCAATGATGACACCAAGAGGAAGATCTATGACGAGTATGGCTCTATGGGCCTCAACATTGCAGAACAGTTTGGAGACGGGAGTGTCAAATACTATTTCCTCATGTCCAAATGTTGGTTCAAG ACCCTGATGTATTGCTGCTGTTTCTTCACcggctgttgttgctgctgctgctgttgcttctGCTGCTTCGGCTGTGGGCGGGGCAACCCCAACGAGGAGGACTACGGCAACATAGATCCAGATGAGCTGGAAGCCCAGATACGAGCTGAGCAGGAGCGAG CTGGTGACACTATTATAGTCGCTCAACCGAGCCCTAGCGAAGCCACTGTGTCGGGTGAAACTGTGATAGTCATTCAGCCAGGCCCTAATGAGGGCACTGTGTCAG GTGAAAATGAGCCTATTGTGATCCAGCCCCATATGGACATCATGGACTAG
- the coq8ab gene encoding LOW QUALITY PROTEIN: atypical kinase COQ8A, mitochondrial (The sequence of the model RefSeq protein was modified relative to this genomic sequence to represent the inferred CDS: inserted 2 bases in 1 codon; deleted 1 base in 1 codon), with protein MMQYGELEREQFFGKFSIKSRDMSNVFLHIPGLFPEHLIEVMSKELALKXDYVREATCAKKFKELLKDHPFFYVPDMVDELCSQHVLITVLVPGFPLDQANDFSQELRNEICEHIFILCLRELFEFRYMQTDPNWSNFFFDPQTHRVALLDYEATLSVDKSFTDIYIEISLQEDQSVLLKKT; from the exons ATGATGCAGTATGGAGAATTGGAGAGAGAACAGTTTTTTGGCAAGTTTTCTATCAAATCCAGGGACATGAGCAATGTTTTTCTCCATATCCCAGGTTTGTTTCCTGAGCACTTGATCGAGGTCATGAGCAAAGAGTTGGCGCTAAA TGATTACGTAAGAGAGGCCACATGTGCCAAGAAATTCAA AGAGCTTTTAAAGGACCACCCCTTCTTCTATGTGCCTGATATGGTGGATGAACTGTGCAGCCAGCACGTCCTCATCACCGTCCTGGTGCCTGGCTTCCCCCTGGACCAAGCTAATGACTTCTCCCAGGAGCTCAGGAACGAG ATCTGTGAGCATATATTCATTCTGTGCTTGAGGGAGCTGTTTGAGTTCAGGTACATGCAGACAGATCCAAACTGGTCCAACTTCTTCTTTGATCCCCAAACTCACAGG GTTGCGCTTCTAGATTATGAGGCCACACTTAGCGTTGAT AAAAGTTTCACTGACATCTACATCGAGATAAGCCTACAGGAGGATCAATCAGTCTTACTTAAAAAAACATGA
- the dnajc5gb gene encoding dnaJ (Hsp40) homolog, subfamily C, member 5 gamma b isoform X2, translating into MAERVIPHRRMSREGVSLYMLMELEKGATAEQIKKAYRKLALRYHPDKNPNNPEAAEKFKEINNANTILNDDTKRKIYDEYGSMGLNIAEQFGDGSVKYYFLMSKCWFKTLMYCCCFFTGCCCCCCCCFCCFGCGRGNPNEEDYGNIDPDELEAQIRAEQERGENEPIVIQPHMDIMD; encoded by the exons ATGGCAGAACGAGTTATACCCCATCGGAGGATGTCCAGAGAAGGGGTCAGTTTATACATGCTGATGGAGCTGGAAAAAGGCGCAACAGCAGAGCAGATCAAAAAGGCGTACAG GAAACTGGCACTTAGATATCACCCTGATAAGAATCCAAATAACCCAGAGGCTGCCGAGAAGTTCAAGGAGATCAACAACGCCAACACTATCCTCAATGATGACACCAAGAGGAAGATCTATGACGAGTATGGCTCTATGGGCCTCAACATTGCAGAACAGTTTGGAGACGGGAGTGTCAAATACTATTTCCTCATGTCCAAATGTTGGTTCAAG ACCCTGATGTATTGCTGCTGTTTCTTCACcggctgttgttgctgctgctgctgttgcttctGCTGCTTCGGCTGTGGGCGGGGCAACCCCAACGAGGAGGACTACGGCAACATAGATCCAGATGAGCTGGAAGCCCAGATACGAGCTGAGCAGGAGCGAG GTGAAAATGAGCCTATTGTGATCCAGCCCCATATGGACATCATGGACTAG
- the cenpo gene encoding centromere protein O isoform X1, producing the protein MLEMQANNHRHNKGAEPLYDQRDRQKTKIEVNRTLKMRDRMDKVSPFDGAIDDDPENTQLLQLMARHSQLKDLLQAHHLIGGYDVTQTRNGKGVCVSLATSYEGVYLETYNLDVDLSASMKICRHNIPPFIPLERLSEQSHLQTDVRAFLDTLSQHLNAYVGRKQQLGIVKKLHKSVEVMESNAPCTVLVLMLTVPEDAPQALLCSLEYGDLTRCLPTHASVEAEDKVLPDSLQLEKYRALLLEFPVHTALQTMLKMGMIL; encoded by the exons ATGTTGGAGATGCAGGCGAACaaccatagacataataaaggGGCAGAGCCGCTGTAtgaccagagagacagacagaaaactaAGATCGAAGTAAACAGG ACTCTTAAGATGAGAGATCGAATGGACAAAGTATCTCCCTTTGATGGAGCGATAGATGATGACCCTGAAAACACTCAACTTCTGCAGCTGATGGCTCGACATTCTCAACTTAAGGATCTGCTTCAAGCTCATCACCTCATCG GTGGCTACGATGTCACACAGACTCGTAACGGTAAAGGAGTGTGCGTGTCACTAGCCACGTCCTACGAGGGGGTCTATCTTGAGACGTACAACCTGGATGTGGACCTCTCTGCATCCATGAAGATCTGCCGTCACAACATTCCCCCCTTCATTCCCCTGGAGAGACTGTCCGAACAGAGCCACCTGCAGACGGATGTAAGGGCTTTCCTGGACACCCTCAGCCAGCACCTCAACGCCTACGTGGGCCGCAAGCAGCAGCTTGGCATCGTAAAG AAGCTCCACAAGTCTGTAGAGGTAATGGAGAGCAACGCACCGTGTACTGTACTCGTGTTGATGTTGACGGTGCCTGAAGATGCTCCTCAGGCTCTGCTCTGTTCCCTGGAGTACGGAGACCTGACACGGTGCCTGCCAACACACGCCAGTGTAGAGGCTGAAG ACAAGGTGCTGCCTGATTCTCTGCAACTGGAGAAATACCGTGCCCTTCTCTTGGAGTTCCCTGTCCACACAGCCTTGCAGACCATGCTAAAAATGGGAATGATCCTTTAG
- the LOC134026459 gene encoding tatD DNase domain containing 3-like isoform X2: MQGFIDCHCHISAEDFDQDIEEVIDNSKKAGVSALLAVAEHAGEFEKIIQLSKRFPGFIFPCLGVHPVQGSPPAQQRGATLEDLDAALPLIEKYKHHLVAIGEVGLDFTPRYASSDTDKDAQRQVLVRQAEIAKQLDLPLNVHSRSAGRPTIHLLKEQGVEKALLHAFDGKPSVAMEGVRAGYYFSIPPSIIRSEQQKLVKQLPLESICLETDSPALGPEKQVRNEPKNISVCAEYISKIKGVPLETVLEVTTQNALRLFPNLKTVVRV, from the exons ATGCAGGGGTTCATCGACTGTCACtgtcatatctcagcagaaGATTTTGACCAG GACATTGAGGAAGTGATTGATAATTCAAAAAAG GCTGGGGTTTCTGCGCTGCTAGCCGTTGCAGAACATGCTGGCGAGTTTGAGAAAATCATTCAATTGTCAAAAAG GTTTCCTGGCTTTATTTTCCCGTGTTTGGGAGTCCACCCTGTACAAGGTTCCCCCCCAGCGCAACAGCGGGGGGCCACTCTGGAG GACTTGGATGCTGCTCTGCCCCTAATAGAGAAATATAAACACCATCTCGTGGCTATTGGAGAG GTAGGCCTGGATTTTACCCCCAGGTATGCCAGTAGTGACACTGATAAAGATGCACAGAGACAGGTGCTTGTTCGTCAGGCAGAGATTGCCAAACAGCTTGACCTGCCCTT AAATGTTCATTCTAGATCTGCTGGCAGGCCCACCATACACCTCTTAAAGGAGCAAG GTGTTGAGAAAGCTTTGCTCCATGCTTTTGATGGAAAGCCCTCTGTGGCGATGGAGGGTGTGAGAGCAGGTTACTACTTCTCCATCCCGCCATCCATCATAAGAAGTGAACAG CAGAAGCTTGTAAAACAGCTACCTCTGGAGAGCATATGTCTAGAAACAGATTCACCTGCCCTGGGTCCAGAGAAGCAG GTCCGAAATGAGCCCAAAAATATTTCTGTTTGTGCCGAATACATCAGCAAGATCAAGGGAGTCCCCTTGGAGACGGTGTTGGAAGTGACGACCCAGAACGCCCTCCGCCTGTTCCCTAATCTGAAAACTGTCGTCAGGGTCTGA
- the LOC134026354 gene encoding sodium-dependent multivitamin transporter-like, with product MDTLAQKHFTTVDYFIFALLLAASMAIGVYYALSGGRQRTTQEFLLADRSMSCLPLSLSLIASFQSAVAIIGVPAEIYTHGTQYWFIGVAYILGLLIPAHVFIPVFYRLHLSSAYQYLEMRFSKAVRICGTVTFIFQMVVYMGVCVYTPAFALNAVTGFELWGTVLATGLVCSLYTALGGLKAVIWTDVFQTVVMFAGQLAVIVVGIQKTGGPAEVWRRALEGNRIAGLDLNPDPTERHTFWTLGVGGVFLMLSLYGVNQAQVQRYLSSRTERVAVMSCYMVFPSLQVSLALSCVMGLVMFARYCGEDFSDRIGISSKDAMVLYFVMDMLQGLPGLPGLFVACLFSAALSSISSAFNSLATVTMEDLIKPHFPSMTEARATLLSKALALVYGLVCLAMAYVTHLMGDSVLQVAFKVFGIVGGPLLGLFCLGMFFPGANTTGALTGLGAGLVLAFWVGIGSIVTRRPGSRAPSSHNCSVSLPRNITATVALTLFTASEGSSRPVGLLRFYQLSYMWYSAFSCFTVILTGLAVSFLTGPMKEEVTPGTIYPLMTNLLFFLPEKLRVKMCRLAPKEARASSPQCQLSTLMDSNGQALWREEGSELGETDSFLPCQTQILEHETAL from the exons ATGGATACCCTGGCACAGAAGCACTTCACTACGGTCGATTACTTCATATTTGCCCTCTTGCTGGCGGCCTCCATGGCGATAGGAGTCTACTATGCTCTGTCCGGGGGCCGCCAGCGGACGACGCAGGAGTTCCTGCTGGCTGACCGGAGCATGAgctgcctgcctctgtccctgtctctcatcGCATCCTTCCAGTCAGCCGTGGCCATCATAGGTGTGCCGGCAGAGATCTACACCCACGGCACGCAGTACTGGTTCATCGGCGTGGCCTACATCCTGGGTCTCCTCATCCCAGCGCATGTcttcattccagtcttctacaggctgCATCTGTCCAGCGCCTACCAG TACCTTGAAATGCGCTTCTCCAAAGCGGTGCGCATCTGTGGAACGGTCACCTTCATCTTTCAGATG GTTGTCTacatgggtgtttgtgtgtatactcCTGCCTTTGCACTCAATGCTG TTACCGGATTTGAGTTATGGGGAACAGTATTGGCCACCGGGCTGGTATGCTCACTCTACACAGCACTG GGCGGGCTGAAGGCGGTGATCTGGACTGACGTGTTCCAGACCGTGGTGATGTTCGCAGGACAGCTGGCGGTCATTGTGGTGGGCATCCAGAAGACAGGGGGGCCagcggaggtgtggaggagagcctTGGAGGGGAACCGCATTGCCGGCTTGGA CCtgaaccctgaccccacagagagacacaccttCTGGACTCTGGGGGTGGGCGGCGTGTTCCTGATGCTGTCCCTGTATGGGGTGAACCAGGCTCAGGTCCAGAGGTACCTCAGCTCTCGAACTGAGAGGGTCGCAGTCAT gtcCTGCTACATGGTGTTCCCCTCCCTGCAAGTTTCTTTAGCGCTGAGCTGTGTGATGGGCCTGGTCATGTTTGCTCGCTACTGTGGTGAGGACTTCTCCGACAGGATAGGCATCTCCTCTAAAGATGCG ATGGTGTTGTACTTTGTCATGGACATGCTCCAGGGTCTGCCTGGGTTGCCTGGACTCTTCGTGGCCTGTCTGTTCAGCGCTGCGCTCAG CTCTATCTCCTCTGCCTTCAACTCCCTGGCAACTGTAACCATGGAGGACCTCATCAAGCCCCACTTCCCCTCCATGACTGAAGCCAGAGCCACGCTGCTCTCCAAGGCACTGG CCTTGGTTTATGGGCTGGTGTGTCTAGCCATGGCCTATGTTACCCATTTGATGGGGGATTCAGTATTACAG GTGGCTTTTAAAGTCTTCGGCATAGTAGGCGGCCCTCTTCTAGGCCTCTTCTGTCTGGGGATGTTCTTCCCAGGGGCCAATACTACT GGTGCCCTCACagggctgggggcggggctggtCCTGGCCTTCTGGGTGGGCATCGGGAGCATCGTGACCCGGAGACCAGGTTCCCGAGCCCCGTCGAGCCACAACTGCTCCGTCTCTCTGCCACGGAACATCACAGCTACAGTGGCGCTCACGCTCTTCACCGCCTCTGAGGGCTCCAG CAGACCAGTGGGGCTTCTCAGGTTCTATCAGCTGTCGTACATGTGGTACAGTGCCTTCAGCTGCTTCACTGTGATTCTCACTGGCTTGGCCGTCAGCTTCCTGACTG GTCCTATGAAAGAGGAGGTTACCCCAGGAACCATCTACCCTCTGATGACCAACCTGCTGTTCTTCCTGCCGGAGAAGCTCAGAGTGAAGATGTGTCGTCTCGCTCCCAAGGAGGCCAGG GCGTCTTCTCCGCAGTGCCAACTTTCAACTCTCATGGACAGCAACGGGCAGGccctctggagggaggagggctcgGAGCTGGGCGAGACAGACAGTTTTCTACCCTGTCAAACACAGATCCTGGAGCACGAAACGGCATTGTGA